A window of Synergistaceae bacterium genomic DNA:
TGGCCTGGCTGCTTCTGCCCTACAGAAACGCCACGATGGTCTGGGGTTACCAGGGAACCGGACTGCGAACAACCATAAGTGTTGATGGTTACTGGTTTCACATTTTGAGCGATTTCCTGTCCTTCAAAATCGGAACCTTCTATTTTCCGACGGGCATGTTTCTTTTCTTTGGGGTTATGAGTTTTCTGATGTGGCTTTTCATGAAAACAAAAACGGGAACCGCCATGACGGCAGTGGGGGCCAATCCGGAGTTTGCCCGGGCGTCGGGGGTGGACGTGGATCGGATGCGCGTCGTCTCCGTGGTGCTGTCCACCGTTGTGGGAGCCGTCGGAATTCTGGTCTACGAGCAGAGTTTCGGCTTCATTCAGCTCTACATGGGCCCCTTCTACATGGCGCTTCCGGCGGTGGCCGCGCTGCTTCTGGGAGGCGCTTCCGTCCGAAAGGCCACCATATTCAACGTGGTGGTGGGGACGTTTTTGTTCCAGGGTATTCTGACGATGACGCCTTCGGTCATCAACAGCGTCCTGAAGACGGATATGTCCGAGGTCATCCGGATTATCGTCAGTAACGGAATGATCCTCTACGCCCTGACGAGAAAGGCGCAGGTGAGAAGATGAGCCACATGAACCGGAAATTTTGGAACCTGCTGGCGGATTACGCGGTTCCCCTCATTTTTATCGCCATTTCCGTCGTGGCGATTCCTCTTTCGGGGTTTTCGGCCTCCTACCTGGTGCAGGAGCTTCTGGTCCGCATCGGACGCAACTCGTTTCTGATTTTGTCGCTGCTGATCCCCATCATGGCTGGGATGGGGCTCAACTTCGGCATGGTTTTGGGGGCGATGGCGGGGCAGATCGGGCTTATTTTCGTCTCGGACTGGGCCATCGTGGGCATTCCCGGCGTCGTCCTGGCGATGATCATCGGAACGCCCATCGCCGTGATCCTGGGAGTTCTCTGCGGCGAGGTCCTGAACCGCGCCAAGGGGCAGGAGATGGTGACCTCCTATATCCTGGGCTTCTTCGTCAACGGCGTGTATCAGCTTTTCGTCCTCTATTTCATGGGATGGCTGATCCCGATTTCCAACCCGACCCTTCTGCTCTCCCGGGGATACGGCATCCGCAACGCCGTCAGCCTTACGGGAATTCGCATGGTTCTGGATCATCTGATCCCGCTGAAAATTGGAACGATCAACGTTCCTGTAGCCACCTGTCTGGTGGTGGCGGCGTTTTGTCTTTTTATCGTCTGGTTCCGCCGGACGAAGCTGGGTCAGGACATGAGGGCTCTGGGGCAGGATATGGCTGTGGCCGACTCCGCAGGCATACCCGTCAACCGGACCCGGGTCATCGCCATTGTGATTTCCACGGTGCTGGCCTGCTACGGGCAGATTATTTTCCTCCAGAACATGGGGACCCTCAACACCTACAACAGCCACGATCAGGCAGGAATGTTCTCCATCGCCGCGTTGCTGATCGGAGGAGCCAGCGTTTCCCGGGCGGGCATCGACAACGTCTTTCTGGGGGTCGTCCTGTTTCACCTGATGTTCATCGTCGCCCCCATGGCGGGCAAAAACCTGATGGGTGAAGCGCAGATTGGGGAATATTTCCGAGTGTTCGTTTCCTACGGAGTCATCGCCCTTGCCCTTGTGCTGCACGCCTGGAGGCGGCTTCGCGCCCGGGCGGAGGCTCGGCGGATTCTTCGCGGCGGCGTTTCCGTCGGGGAAAAGGAGTGAGCCGAAATGCGTCATCTTTTGCGTCTGCTGCTTCTTGTCCTGATTGTGGCTCTGGCGGTATGGCTGGTCTATATTGGACGGGAGCACCAGGTTTTTCTGGACAATAAAACC
This region includes:
- a CDS encoding ABC transporter permease, with the protein product MNRKFWNLLADYAVPLIFIAISVVAIPLSGFSASYLVQELLVRIGRNSFLILSLLIPIMAGMGLNFGMVLGAMAGQIGLIFVSDWAIVGIPGVVLAMIIGTPIAVILGVLCGEVLNRAKGQEMVTSYILGFFVNGVYQLFVLYFMGWLIPISNPTLLLSRGYGIRNAVSLTGIRMVLDHLIPLKIGTINVPVATCLVVAAFCLFIVWFRRTKLGQDMRALGQDMAVADSAGIPVNRTRVIAIVISTVLACYGQIIFLQNMGTLNTYNSHDQAGMFSIAALLIGGASVSRAGIDNVFLGVVLFHLMFIVAPMAGKNLMGEAQIGEYFRVFVSYGVIALALVLHAWRRLRARAEARRILRGGVSVGEKE
- a CDS encoding ABC transporter permease, yielding MLKKFIEAAGWPRIIIGLFLMSLFLAAPFVGVRISTSLSDTLVRFGMNGVMVLAMIPMVQAGCGLNFGLPLGVIAGLLGATMSIEFDVRGAAGFAVALALSIPIAAVLGYGYGQLLNRVKGDEMMIATYVGFSSVAFMCMAWLLLPYRNATMVWGYQGTGLRTTISVDGYWFHILSDFLSFKIGTFYFPTGMFLFFGVMSFLMWLFMKTKTGTAMTAVGANPEFARASGVDVDRMRVVSVVLSTVVGAVGILVYEQSFGFIQLYMGPFYMALPAVAALLLGGASVRKATIFNVVVGTFLFQGILTMTPSVINSVLKTDMSEVIRIIVSNGMILYALTRKAQVRR